A region from the Nocardia terpenica genome encodes:
- a CDS encoding shikimate dehydrogenase, protein MDRAPRGSGAAVPGDHRRAAVLGSPISHSRSPRLHLAAYRALGLDWSYERIECTAEQLPGLVDGLGPEWVGLSVTMPGKVAALEYADERTERAELVGSANTLVRTATGWRADCTDIDGVRGALQGGGVEKVGHAVVIGAGGTARPALLALAELGATGVTVVARDAERAASTRELAERLGMTVTVTGFDPAGVRSACARAEAAVSTVPANGAAAVADSIAAAPVVLDAIYDPWPTPLAQAVTRAGHTVIDGLQMLLNQAYGQVEQFTGHPAPRAEMAAALAG, encoded by the coding sequence ATGGACAGGGCACCCCGCGGTAGCGGCGCGGCCGTGCCCGGCGACCATCGCCGGGCGGCCGTGCTGGGCAGCCCGATCTCCCACTCCCGCTCACCCCGGTTGCACCTGGCCGCGTATCGCGCGCTGGGGCTGGACTGGAGCTACGAGCGCATCGAGTGCACCGCCGAGCAGCTGCCCGGACTGGTCGACGGCCTCGGCCCCGAATGGGTCGGCCTGTCGGTGACCATGCCCGGGAAGGTCGCGGCGCTCGAGTACGCGGACGAGCGCACCGAGCGCGCGGAGCTGGTCGGTTCCGCGAACACCCTGGTGCGCACGGCCACCGGCTGGCGCGCGGACTGCACCGATATCGACGGTGTGCGCGGGGCGCTACAGGGCGGCGGGGTCGAGAAGGTCGGGCATGCGGTGGTGATCGGGGCGGGCGGCACCGCCCGGCCCGCCCTGCTCGCGCTGGCGGAGCTGGGCGCGACCGGGGTGACCGTGGTGGCGCGCGATGCGGAGCGGGCCGCGAGTACCCGGGAGCTGGCCGAGCGGCTCGGCATGACCGTCACGGTGACCGGCTTCGATCCCGCAGGGGTGCGCTCGGCGTGCGCGCGGGCCGAGGCCGCGGTGAGCACCGTACCCGCGAACGGCGCTGCGGCCGTGGCCGATTCGATCGCCGCCGCACCGGTGGTCCTAGACGCCATCTACGACCCGTGGCCAACCCCGCTGGCCCAAGCCGTGACCCGCGCCGGACACACGGTGATCGACGGGCTACAGATGCTGCTGAACCAAGCATACGGCCAGGTGGAGCAGTTCACCGGACACCCCGCCCCACGCGCAGAGATGGCCGCCGCCCTGGCCGGGTAA
- a CDS encoding B-4DMT family transporter, with translation MNAWVLRATVLGALTVILRTVLGFAMIYWPTNGSWMRVLCLIVLLAAVVTWGLLDGRTDRRANPDPERGSTDLTMRWLKAAIAGGLGAGILAWLLDFIPTFDLGDNGLGFELTAGASFIILLVFIPAMLGVTIGRFLVTREAKKTAEAPLEPAPTPA, from the coding sequence ATGAATGCGTGGGTGTTGCGCGCCACAGTGCTCGGGGCGCTGACCGTGATCCTGCGAACCGTCCTCGGCTTCGCAATGATCTACTGGCCGACCAACGGCTCCTGGATGCGGGTGCTCTGCCTGATCGTCCTGCTCGCCGCCGTCGTGACCTGGGGCCTGCTGGACGGCCGCACCGACCGCCGCGCCAACCCCGACCCCGAACGCGGCAGCACCGACCTCACCATGCGCTGGCTCAAAGCCGCCATAGCAGGCGGCCTCGGCGCAGGCATCCTCGCCTGGCTCCTCGACTTCATCCCCACCTTCGATCTCGGCGACAACGGCCTGGGCTTCGAACTGACCGCAGGCGCCTCCTTCATAATCCTGCTCGTCTTCATCCCCGCCATGCTCGGCGTCACCATAGGCCGCTTCCTGGTAACCCGCGAAGCCAAGAAAACCGCCGAAGCTCCCCTCGAACCCGCCCCCACCCCAGCCTGA